In Vigna angularis cultivar LongXiaoDou No.4 chromosome 8, ASM1680809v1, whole genome shotgun sequence, the DNA window AAGTTCAAaccaatatggaagcttaaaaaatattgatcgttttttccaaatgttttttgcaaAGGTAGTTTTacgatgttttccaaacacaatgtcaatgttttttacttcgttgtacacctcttcaccattccggggtctgcacacaacctcatcctcaacacttccattaaatgcttttttcaatctacgataaggatgattacgaggaaggaattttcgatgtcttgtatataccgtcttctgaccatgcttcaactAAAGGTAACTAGTGctttcttcacatatgggacatgcaaaatgacttTTAACACTATAAttgctcaagtttccatacgttgggaaatcatttatagtgcaaaacaacattgcacacaaacggaactgttcctgaacatgtgaatcaaacacgtcgaccccttcttcccacaacaatttcaaatcatcaattaaaggttgtaagtaaacatcaatgtcatttccaggttgtctaggacccgatatcatcatggagaacatcacatattttctcttcatgcacaacaaaggagaaagattgtaaatcatcaacataactggccacgaactgtgtttgctacttaagtttccataaggattcataccatcagttgcaagtgcaagccttaagtttcttggatctgcaccaaattctgggaatttgtcatcaatctttttccattgtggtgaatcagcagggtgtcgaagaagattatcgcactttctttcgtcagagtgccatttaaggttcgtTGCATCTTCTTttacagagaacatacgtttgaacctaggtattataggcaaataccacatcaccttagcaggtgcaccatcattaccttcattagcAGTGATTCtgtcatatttctttttaaaacgggataaaccacatgttggacaaaactttagcgaagcaaactcctttgtgtacaaaacacaatcattaggacaagcatgtatcttttgatattcaagacccattggacataaaattttttttgcctcgtaattatgaataggtagagtattattttctggaagcatctccttcaccaactccaacaactcggtgaaacttttatcggtccatccattccttgcttttaaactaaacaactttaaagttgcagacagacgtgtaaagttcgagcatcctgggaacaacggttgctctgaatcattaataagagaatcatacaaattagctcttccaaaattatcttcaccgacatcacgtatcatgtcctctaaatggtcactcatccattcttccacataatccgtTCCTCGTGATGTGGTAGGCTagtccagtacttctccatgccaagtccaaacgatataagtcctcattatgccgtacatgaatagatggtcacacACATTacctaagtcttgccgtatttgattaagacaacgaacacaaggacaaaagtATGTCCCattcacagacttagcattttgttcaatgtattgcaagaactctaaaacacccttatcatattcttcactgatgcgacgttcattcattcagcttcgatccatactatgttcgtaaaatcatcagtatatgttttttaactctcacaagattaggccctacccattcaaaaaaattaattttcataatttgctaagacacgtgcaaagaagtctacatgaTAAAATTTCgacagcatttcgcattggtctctgaaatacacgaaatgagagtagtcaacgatgaccacaatcaaatatgtatccggagaacaacacaaatactgaaccgaaattttatcaattttatccataaactccaattgacatgttttgcaaaatatgaaaattaattttcttaaactgtccaatcagacaattcaaaatttaacacaaacgattaaaagattaatcgtttgtgttaaatttcaaacgggaactaagtgtcactcaatgatttgatacttacattctaacatatcacaattataataaaacagctaatacatgcatattcaaaagccaataacacatgcataccttatagagtcaaaaacatgcatacacaaaaaccaataacatgcatacaaaaaacctTTATCAACGtacaagctaacctgaaaagaagattccaaatgaaagggagggaaatcgaggagggcacggcctaaaacgtaggccaaaaacagTCGAAAAAGCCGCCCAAGAACATGCACCAAAACacaccgaaaacgatttttaatcggttcaaatcaaagatatttcatcacataGCAATGAAATCGGgttgaaagtaaattttaatggcttcttattataaaaataaagtattgaatattttatttaacgcatatttttgtgagtaaaaatattccTGCACAGGAAGGTTAATTCTCTTACCACTTGGTCAATTGGACCACAAAAGTGCAATCTTGTCAGATTCTAATGgcttctcattataaaaataaattattgaataatttttaacgcatatttttgtTAGTGAAAATATCTTGCACAGGAAAaagttccaaagagaactcctagcgTCTACTTCTCAACCTATGAATAAGTTCAAAAGAGAACTCCTAGCGTAGCATCTACCACTCAACCTTCGAAAAAGTTCAAAAGAGAACTCCTAGCATCTAATGCTCAACCTAGGAAAAAGTTTCAAAGAAAACTCATAACGTCTACTGCTCAACCTAGGAAAAAGTTCCAAAGATAACTACTACCACAGTGTCCACCGCTCAACCTTGGAAAAAGTTCGAAAGAAAACTCCTAGCGTCTACTGCTCAATCTAGGAAGAAGTTCCAAAAAGAACTCTTAGCGTCTACTACTCCACCTGGcaaaaagtttcaaagagaACTCATAGCGTCTACTGTTCAACCTTGGAAAaagttccaaagagaactcctagagtTCGTCGCTCGGTGTAGAGAGGAATGAAAACTTAAAGCGCATCGAAAATAGACTCCCTAAAGACAACGTGAGCGACCTCTCTTAAGCTCATAATAATCCATGCGCACCTGTTTGAATAAAGAGCTTGCTTGGGCTTGGGGGActtatgtactatatgaaatataccgatCGGAGTTAACGGTCATTTATGGGCAGTTAGCAGATATATTAGCAGATATTAATGGGTCAAATTGCCTTACGCTTTACAAATATATGGtattaataattgaatattgGGTTTAattgtctaaaaatatattgcgttaatggttaatcaatgtgCTTGGCTGTCATAAGCCCTATACGATTGATGTTCAGGTAAATTAACATTGatttatcctaataaaataaagacttCTTTGAAAAAGATATCTTTCTTGAGCATCAGagtgtgagtaaaaatatcgtGCACAAGAAGGATTAATCCCTTACTGCTTGGTCACTTGGACTACCAAcattcaaccttgtcaggttttAATGgcttctcattataaaaataaaatattgaatattttatttaacgcatatttttgtgagtaaaaatatcatgCAGAGGAAGGTTCAATCCTTTACCGCTTGGTCAGTTGGACCACCAACGTTCAACCCTATCAGGTTCTAATGACTTATcattataaacataaaatattgaatattttatttaacgtatatttttgtgagtaagaGTATCCTGTATGGGTAGGTTCAATCCGTTATTGCTTGGTTAGTTGGACCAATAAATTTCAACCTTGTCATATTCTAATGgcttctcattataaaaataaaatattgaatattttttaacacaTATTTTTATGAGTGAAAATATTTTGCATAGGAAAAAAgtccaaagagaactcctagcTTCTACTGCTCAACCTATGAAAaagttccaaagagaactcttAGCGTAGAGTCTACCGCTCAACCTAGGAAAaagttccaaagagaactcctagcgTCTACCGCTTAAcctacactacaaaaaaaacatttattaccGACGATCAAAATCCGTCGGAAACGTCAAAAATCCGTCGATAATGGCATTTTTTCGACGGATTACCGACAGGCCTAACTCCGTCGATAATAACGTTGTCGGTAACTTTTACCGACGGCTTTTTatggccgtcggtaattaccgaaggacaaatccgtcggtaatggcTAGAAAACAccgtcggtaattatcgaaggaaAAGGCCGTCGGTAAGTCCGTCGGTAAATATCTCGATCTGGTtaatcttcttcctctttcccctTCGTCTGTTTCttcgaattttaattttttttatcaaactttcttcattcctaaaccaaaacaacaatccaattcattccaaaaccaaaatcaaagacTAAACTTAGGTTGTCCaattgttttagaaaccctaaaattagGAAAAATCCTCAATTAGGTTTTGAGCATCCATGGCAGCAGTGACGACGCTCTCCCATGGCAGTGGTGACTCTCTCCAACGACAGTAGTGGAGCTCTCCAAAGGCAACGGTGGCGCTCTCCAACGACAGCGGTGTCGTTCCGCGTGGTTCTCCCACGATAGTGGTGGAGTTCTCCTATGGCAGTGGTGACGCTCCAACGACAACGGTGGCGCTCTCCAATGGCAGCGGTGGCGCTCTCCAACGGCAGCGGTGGCAGTATGGGAAGATGgtttaccgacggatttaccgacggattttgttcatcggtaattaccgaaggctttaccgcCGGATtttgaccttcggtaattaccgaaggtcagAATCCGTCGGTGTCAGAGAACTCCTAGTGCAACATCTACCACTCAACCTAGGAAAAACTCAAAAGAGAACTCCTAGCGTCTATTACTCAATTAGGAAAAAGTTCCAAAGGGAACTCCTAGTGTCTACTGCTTAACCAGGGGAAaagttccaaagagaactcctagcCTTTACTGCTCAATCTAGGAAAAAATTCCAAATAGAACTCTTAGTGTCCATTGCCCAACCTAGGAAAaagttccaaagagaactcctagcgTCCACTGCTCAACCTAGGAAAAAGTTCCAAACAGAATTCCTAACATCCACTCCTCAACCTAGGAAAAAGTTCCAAAGCGAACTCCTAACGTCTGCTGCTCAATCTTGGAAAAAGTTCCAAAGAGAACTACTAGCATCTACTACTCAACCTAGGAAAaagttccaaagagaactcctagagtCTGTCGCTTAGTGTAGAGAGGAATGAAAACTTAAAGCACATCGAAACTAAATTCCCTAAATACAACGTAAGCGACCTCTCTAAGCTCATAATTAATAATCCATGCGCACCTCTTTCAATAAAGAGCTTGCTTGGGCTTGGGAAActtatgtactatatgaaatataccgatCGGAGTTAATGGTCATTTATGGGCAGCTGGCAGGTATTAATGGGTCAGATTGCCTTACACTTTACAAATATATggtattaataattgattattgggttTAATTGCGTAAAAATATATTGCGTTAATGGTTAATCGATGTGCTTGGCTGCCACAAGTCCTATAAATATACGATTGATGTTTAGGTAAATTAACCCCtgtctatcctaataaaataaagacctctttgaaaaaaatatttgacttGAGTGTCAGAGTGTGTTCTGTAGGTCAACAACCCATCGAACTGGATTCCATTCtcggaccaattcaaccgaaacaataatgaaaacaattttacaaaatgataatttttaatttgtaaaattgtttttaacttatttaatataataattaattattttttgtttttaaattaaattgttatttaatgattttcttaTTGTGTTCACACATTAGAATTATAATTTCACACAACTCATACTTTGAAATAATATACACTATGTGAACCAAGTGTAGTTTTCATTAATCTCCATAGTTTATACCTTCCAAAGTAAGttagaaaaatgagaaaagaacGACATCCATGTCCACATCAATGGtcctttttgttttatatatttgttgctGCGTATCAACATAATATTATGTATAGatgtatgaatatatatatatatatatatatatatatatatatatatatatatatatatatatatattagacagaactattttatataatgaaatGTTCGGAACATACTAAATGTGTTATGTATTTACTcttatatgataaattaaattcaacatttAGAAATTCATTGAGATTggtcttatatatatattatataattttaatattttatctttaagttGTTTtctaagtaaaatatatttattgatttctgataataaaatactaaattatatattattagtatttttatattataatttagagaAGAACCTGGATCACattctttttattaaacattCTTAATATTTTACGCTTCTTCGTTATGCACATAACTTTACACTAGgcaaagaaattatttttcaaattttcaaactagtctttttattatctttttctttatttggtCTGTTTAATTACCATCTCTCTCAATCtacattctttaatttataatcttatatttgaaaaaaaaaatgacaactATTTGAATTAAATCTATATGACTATTTTAGATTGCTTGCAGTAAATCAATACTgatgaagaatattttttaattgcaaATTTTTGGTACATAAAAATAAACAGTAATTTTATTAATGcgtatatatagttttaatttaaaataaagagacTATGTAAAGTATTATAAAGTAAGTTGGAAGCAGTCTACATTGTATgctaaaaaaactattatttttcaaatacgtgacttatatttatttattattatttttagttttacgAAATCAACTTTTGAGAATATAAATGAAGCCCGGGAGAAttctaaaataaacatataaggagaaagagaaaagaactGAATCATTTTCTTTCTCGCAATATAATACCTCTGTTTACGTTCCTCtctcttatattatttaaaataaacaaaactatCATGATTTCTTATTTTCCCAAATCATTTTATGTCCTTCTGCTGCTTTCTTTGCTTGCCTCAGGAATTAGTGTGAAAATGAAGAACTCAAGTGAAAGTGGTGAAGCAAAGTGCACAGAGAGGGAGAGGCAAACACTCCTCAACTTCAAAGAAGGTCTCATAGATAACTTTGGCATGCTCTCCACTTGGACCAATAATACAGATTGCTGCAAATGGAAACGCATTCAATGCAACCATGGTCATGTGCAACTGCTTGATCTTCATGGAAACTACCACTATAGACAGTATTTGAGAGGTGCAATCAATGccacttcattcattcacttGCCATTTATTCAACATCTAGATCTCAGCGGTAATTATTTTGCACTGAGTTACATCCCAGAGTTAATGGGCTCCATCACCAACTTAAGATATCTCGATCTCTCCCGTTCTGATTTTGCGGGGAGGATTCCTTCAACACTTGGAAATCTCTTACAACTACGCTATCTAGATCTTGGGAAAAATCTTCTTTGGGGAAAAATTCCCATTGAGATAGGGAATCTGAAACACTTACAGTATCTCGATCTTGGTCTATTCTATCTTTCCGGGAAAATCCCATCTCAAATTGGGAATCTTAGAAAGCTACAGCATCTCACTCTAGGAAGTAATAGTCCTCCATATATAAGGAAAGAGCCAAAGTATATTTCAAAATCTCTTTCTGGAGTAATCCCTTTTCGCATAGGGCATCTTCCATTCTTGCATACTCTCCGACTAGTTGGCAATTTTGATATACAAGCTAAAGATGCAAAATGGCTGTCTACTCTCCATTCCTTAACCATTCTTAGGCTGAGTTCATTGCACAGTCTTAAATCCTCTCACCAGTGGCTGCAAACTATCAGTAAAATCATTCCAAACTTAACAGAGTTGAGGCTAGTTGATTGTAATCTTCTGGAAAGTGATATTCAATCTTTGTTCCCTTCTCACTCTTCAAATAATTCCACCTCTCTTACCATACTAGATCTGTCTTCTAATATGTTGCCATCATCAATACTTCAATTCTTGTTTAACTTTAGCCTTCATCTTCAAGAGCTTTATCTTTCTCACAATAATATAACTTTGTCACCTTCTCTGTGTTCAAATTTTCCATCTCTTAAGGTCCTCGATCTCTCTTACAATAATCTTGCATCATCAATGTTTCGACCTAATTTTAATATCAGCTCCAAACTAGAAGAGCTTTATCTTGAAAATTGCAGTCTTATGGATAGAAATTTCCTTCTTTCATCTACTTCTACAATGAATTATTTGTCCTCACTTATGTTACTTGATCTCTCCAATAACTTGCTAAAATCATCTCCAATGTTTTACTGGCTTTTTAACTTCACCACCGATCTGGTTTCCATTGACCTTGATGGTAACTTGTTAGAAGGTCCAATTCCAGATGAATTTGGGAAAGCGATGAACTCTCTTGACTATCTTTCTCTCTCCAATAACAAACTCCAAGGCAAGGTTCCGTCTTTCTTTGGGAGGATGTGCAGATTACAAGTATTGGACCTCTCAAATAACAAGTTAAATGGTAAATTTCCGACCTTCACAAAAAATTCTTCATGGTGCAGCAGACACATATTTCGGAGCTTTAACTTATCTTATAATCAAATTACTGGTAGGATACCCGAGAGCATCAGACTGCTATCTCAGTTGGAAACTTTATCGTTGCGATGGAATTCTTTAGAGGGTGATGTCACTGAATCTCATCTTTCTAACTTTTCCAAATTATATCTCTTAGACTTGTCGCATAACTCATTGTCGGTAAAATTTGGCTCTAGCTGGGTTCCTCCTTTTCAATTAAAGTTCTTGTTTCTTGCATCTTGCAAGGTAGGA includes these proteins:
- the LOC108345020 gene encoding receptor-like protein EIX2, with amino-acid sequence MISYFPKSFYVLLLLSLLASGISVKMKNSSESGEAKCTERERQTLLNFKEGLIDNFGMLSTWTNNTDCCKWKRIQCNHGHVQLLDLHGNYHYRQYLRGAINATSFIHLPFIQHLDLSGNYFALSYIPELMGSITNLRYLDLSRSDFAGRIPSTLGNLLQLRYLDLGKNLLWGKIPIEIGNLKHLQYLDLGLFYLSGKIPSQIGNLRKLQHLTLGSNSPPYIRKEPKYISKSLSGVIPFRIGHLPFLHTLRLVGNFDIQAKDAKWLSTLHSLTILRLSSLHSLKSSHQWLQTISKIIPNLTELRLVDCNLLESDIQSLFPSHSSNNSTSLTILDLSSNMLPSSILQFLFNFSLHLQELYLSHNNITLSPSLCSNFPSLKVLDLSYNNLASSMFRPNFNISSKLEELYLENCSLMDRNFLLSSTSTMNYLSSLMLLDLSNNLLKSSPMFYWLFNFTTDLVSIDLDGNLLEGPIPDEFGKAMNSLDYLSLSNNKLQGKVPSFFGRMCRLQVLDLSNNKLNGKFPTFTKNSSWCSRHIFRSFNLSYNQITGRIPESIRLLSQLETLSLRWNSLEGDVTESHLSNFSKLYLLDLSHNSLSVKFGSSWVPPFQLKFLFLASCKVGPSFPSWIQTQNSLIQLDISNNRLNDFVPEWFWNKLQMLYSVNMSHNNLIGSIPDMQLKLPFRPSIFLSSNKFEGKVPLFLLQASELLLSANKFSDFSCGNVTAANLATLDLSDNQIKGQLPDCMKSTNRLLFLDLSSNELSGKLPNSMGTLVNLEALVLRNNSLTGELPSSLKNCKRLIMLDVSENMFSGRIPAWVGESMQQLIILIMRGNQFSGNLPPHICYLNDIQLLDISRNELSGGIPTCLNNFTALSQNTVNKIETESRVYWYNSTYSETYNFFSCSYYSFHITWMWKGVEQKFRRPELTLLSIDLSCNNLIGEIPKEITYLLGLVSLNLSRNNLRGEIPSNIGNLSLLESLDLSRNKLYGRIPSSLSQMDFIQILDLSHNSLSGRIPLGRHMDTFDASSFEGNVDLCGKPLEESCPGDETVTKSKGEEVDDEDDNSVFNGALYMSLGIGFFTGFWGLLGPLLLCKPWRITYLRFLNRLIDYLFVMAEVNLAKRQR